The following is a genomic window from Geobacillus subterraneus.
TTCTTTTTGCGTCTCGACCACCGTTCCCCCGGCGCCGAGCGCATCGGCGAGCTCGCGCTTTGTCAAAGGAATTTTCTCGCCCGTTTTTTCTTTTTTGTACAAGTCAACATCATGGCCGATGCGGCGGTTGTCCAAAATGACAAAGCCCCAAAAGTCGAGATTTTTTTGCCGTTTCGCTCGCAAGCCGATGCCGGTCGTGAGATATTGATCGGTTTCGGTCCGCTTATATTCGAGAAACAAATAGCCGGTCCGCTCATCGCGGTTGACGACATCTTTTTCCCCGAGCAAGTAATCTTCCATTCGCCGCGCCCGCGAACCGAACGGATCGAGCCGGTCGGGCGTCTTTTTCCCGTCAAGCAGCACCGGGATCAAGCTTTGCATCGTCACCGATTTGCCCGCTCCATTGCTTCCGCGCAAAAACAACTTTCCGTCAGCAAAATGAAAATATTGTTCATCATAATACCAGAAATTGATCAATCCCGCGCGATGCAACATCCACCGATCCGCCATCATAGTTCCCTCTCTTTCGCTTGAAAATCGTCCGGGTATCGCCCGCACAGCCGCCCAAGGAGCGGGTAGAGGACGACCATGCCCGTCTCGGGATCCGTGTCTGCCATTCGCCATGCTTTCAGCTCCGCCAACACCTCGCGGGCTAACTCCGCAAGCGATGCTTCGCGATGCGTCTTCCCCCATCCAGCTTCGTAGCGACGCTTCGTATCGGCGAGCGATTCAGAAAACTGCGCCGGCGTCAGCCAAAGGCGCCCGTACTCGTCCGGCGGAAAGGACGCCAACCGCTCGCGGACGACGGCGGCAAAATGAAGGATGATGTCAGACGTCCCTTTTAGATCGGGAAAGAGCGTATACGGCGCCTGCCGTTCCGGAATCGTCAACATGGCGACGTTTTTGTACAGCTCATATCGAAACGGCGTATGGGACTCAATATCCTCACGCAGCCGATGCCGGAAGTTGCGCAAGTAATAAAAATCTTGCTCGTCGCCTTCTGTTCGGTGTACAGCCGGTGATAAAAACAGCTTCCGGTACAGACGATGGCGCCGGTAATCTTGCGGCGCTGCTTTCCATTCTTCCGCCAACAGTTCATCAATCGACGTATATTGCAGCAAGTCTTTCGGATATGTGCGCATAAAGTAGCGCGCCAACACCGGCACTTCATAAAGCGCTTCTTCGTCCGCATGTTGCGCGAACGCTTCGATCTCTCCATCCATCCGGCGGATCAGTCCGATTTGTTCCGCTGTTTTCAGCACACGAATGAGCGCGCGCCGCTGCGAATAGTTCGTCCAATCGACCGGCACATCGCCCGGATACATAGCGCGGATTTCCTCGCATACATCGGAAAGCAAAAATTTTTCCTCAACCGCCTTGCTTTCAACATACGCCATCAAGCAGCAAAACAGCGCATAGTCGAGCGGCTCTTGAAACGACGGAATCCCCATCCACGGCTCCGGCTCAGCCGGAATTTTTTCGAGCTTCGCGAAATGCCGGTGCACGATCAAACGGTAGCCGAACTTCTCCTCGACGTATCTTTTGAGCACGTGTTCGCGTTCGCGGACAAGCTGATACCGTTCCGGGTCGGCGTCGCGGACGATCCAAAATTGTTCAAATAGCGCCGCCAACGCTTCTTTTGCTTTGTCATCAAACGCCGTCTCCATCTTCACTTCCTCCTTCCGCCATCACTTCGATTTCGTAGTTGGGCATCACAAGCGTTCCGTCTTCAGCATGAAGGCAAATCGTGTCGTCCCGACGAACAATGCGGATGTTCCAGCCGTTCTCCGTTTTCACGGTTGGCTGTTCTTTCCCCATCGCTTTGGCGATCCAGGCGAGCAACGTCTTCCGTACGTACGGGGTCACTTCGCCGAGTTCGGCCAGCACGATTTTTCCGTCTTTCACCAGCTGTTTCAGTTCGGCTTCCTCGCGTGCCTTCTCCTCCAAATAGCGGCGGCGCGCTTCTTCTTTTTCCCGCTTTTTCTCCTCGATCGCCTGCGGTTTCTTCTTTTCTCCATAATGGCGCACGCGCGGTTTCGTCACCCATTCCATCGGCGCCTCTTCCCAAACATCGCGATACATATCATCTGTCGCCTCATTGTCTGCGATCAGATGTTTCGTATGGAAGCAGCCGAACACGACCGCCGACAAACAGTGCGCCTCTTCGATCGAGGACAGCTTCGAAAACCAGCTCGCCAAGTGCAAATAATCGCCTTTGCGGCTGCGAAAGTGATGATGCCGCTCACCAAGCCGCTGCACGATGCGCGTCAAGCGACGAATCGCTTCGTTCGTCTGATGCTGCAAAAACGCCAGCTCGCTTTCGTGGCCGTCCCGACCTAAAAACCATTCGCGCAAACTGCGCCACGTCTCGCGCTTTTCTTCGATGCATTCGGCGCGCGACGGAGCGCTGTCGACAAAGCGTGGAATCGACCGCTCATAATCGACTACGTACTCAATGAACCGGTTCACCCCTTCGTCTGGAAGGTCTTCCAACAGCCGCTCAATTTGCATCGACGTCTTCTGTAAAGCGACGATAAAATCACGCAAATAGGCGGTAAATTGTTCCTTGTAAACGAGAAACGATTCCGCCGTCATCCGTTCTTCCAAATTTTCGCTATGCAAATAGGCGATATAATCGGCCGAATGGTGAATGATTTTTTTGAAATAATCAAACGTCTCCTCCCACACTTGGTGTATTTCATCTGGTTTTTCTTGGAAATTGGCAGAAATGATCGTTTCCATGCGGGAAAGGGATGCGTACAGACGGTCAAACCGCGTTTTCTCGAGCGAACCGCCGAACGAGTCGCCCAACTGTTCGAGCGTGCGAATCATTCGCTCTATTTCCACTGTGTACGGGCTGCATTGATAGCGAAAGCGTTTTTTCTTAAACTCCTCGATCGTCCGTACATGAGAAGTCTCTTGACGGGCGATCAAATTGTTCCATTTGACAAGCTGATCGAGGTCTTGCTGCAAATCATCCTCAGTATAATCGGCAAATTCGTTATGCTGTTTCAAAAACGCATACACTTCTTCAGGGAACAAATATTGCCGCATCCGTTCGTGCTGAATGTAGAAATACCGCAAAATCGCGCGGTAACGGTGCGCATTTTCCGCCGACAAATACTTTGTTTCGACAATTGGCTTCAACCAAGAAGCATCCATCCTCGTCCACCTTCGCCTCTCCTTTTTCTACTCATTATTGTAAGGTGTGGTTCTTTCTTTTGCTAGTGAAAGCTATTTTCCGAATTTTTCCCGCCATCCATGCGCTTTTTTTGTAAAATAGAGACCAAAAGGAGGTGAATCGACATGGAGGCGCTGTTGCGAAAAATTTTGCATGAGGTGAAAGCAACGCGCACGGCAGCCGAGTCGCTCAAACGGCGAGTCGGCGCTTTAGAGGGACAAGTCGCCCAGCTCAATGAACGAACAAGCGCCCTCGAGACGCAAGTCGCCCAACTCAATGAGCGGACGAGCGCTCTTGAGACGCAAGTCGCCCAGCTCAATGAACGAACGACCGCTCTTGAGACACAAGTCGCCCAGTTGAATGAACGGGCGAGCGCTCTTGAGCAGCAATTCGCCCAATTGAAGGAGCGGACGACCACGCCCGAACAGCGCATCGATTTGCTTTACAAGCGCACGGCGGAAACGAAGGCGGTTGCCGAAGCGCTTCGCCATGGGCAGGAAGGGCTGACCGCGAACTATGAGGCGATGGCTAACGACCTCCACCAAATGAAAGGCGACCTCACCCACGTCACATCGATCCGCGAAGACAAGGTGCTGCCGGCTCTCGCCGAACATGAAGCGGGACTGCACGTCCTCAACGCCCGCGTCTTCAAAACCGAAAGCATTCTTCACCACCTCGTCCATGCGTAAGATGATTCCTCAACAGATCATGAACCCACTCGTTTCGATGGATCCGGCCGCTTACCGCAGCCGGTTTTTTCCTCCTATTCAACCCGAACCTCTCGAATTCGGAGTATTCTGGAGAATTCGAGAGCATTCCCGAGCATTTGTAAGCATCGATGAGGAGAGAACACCTCTCACGGCGAGAGCAGGCGACAGGCGGATAGATCGGCTGATACCAAATTTGCCAGCTGCACCCAAATTGCGTTATCCTCTTTATTGTGACGCTTTTTCATCCCTCTGCGTCGTTTGGCCGCTTTTTCCCCTCTTGTGATATTATCCAAAAAAGGAGGAATCGTTTTGCGTAAATGGTTCATGTTATTGCTCGCTGTCGGGCTTGTGTTCGGACTGGCCGCCTGCAGCGAGAAACGTGATGCGAAAGGGCACATTGTGATTAGCGGAAAAAAATTTACCGAGCAGGTGATTTTGACGCATTTATTGGCTGAGTATGTGAAGGCCAACACCGATTTGGACGTGGAAGTGAGGGACAGTCTAGGCGGCGCCTTTATGCTGCAGCAAGCCATTGAAAACGGAGACGTCGACATGTACGTCGAGTACACGGGAACAGGGTATTTAAACATTTTAAAACAGCCGTACGATCCCGCAAAAACGCCCGAACAAATCTATAATGAAACGAAGAAGTTATATAAGGAAAAATACAACATCGCTTGGCTCAAACCACTCGGATTTAACAATACGTACGCATTGGCGATGCGAAGAGACCTTGCCGAAAAGCTCGGGGTCAAAACGTACTCTGATTTAGTGAATCATTCGTCTTCCCTCACCTTTGGGTCAGACGCCGAGTTTTTTGAGCGAAGCGACGGCTATGACGGGCTTGTCGATACGTACGGATTCCAGTTCAAAAAAACGGTCAACATCGATCCGGACTTGCAATACGAAGCGGCGAAAAACGGGGAGATTGACGTCATCACAGCCTACACGACGGATGCCCGCATCAAAAAATATGATCTCGTCGTGCTCAAAGACGATAAACATTACTTCCCGCCGTACCACGCCGTGCCGATCATCCGTCAAGACG
Proteins encoded in this region:
- a CDS encoding TIGR02677 family protein, whose product is MDASWLKPIVETKYLSAENAHRYRAILRYFYIQHERMRQYLFPEEVYAFLKQHNEFADYTEDDLQQDLDQLVKWNNLIARQETSHVRTIEEFKKKRFRYQCSPYTVEIERMIRTLEQLGDSFGGSLEKTRFDRLYASLSRMETIISANFQEKPDEIHQVWEETFDYFKKIIHHSADYIAYLHSENLEERMTAESFLVYKEQFTAYLRDFIVALQKTSMQIERLLEDLPDEGVNRFIEYVVDYERSIPRFVDSAPSRAECIEEKRETWRSLREWFLGRDGHESELAFLQHQTNEAIRRLTRIVQRLGERHHHFRSRKGDYLHLASWFSKLSSIEEAHCLSAVVFGCFHTKHLIADNEATDDMYRDVWEEAPMEWVTKPRVRHYGEKKKPQAIEEKKREKEEARRRYLEEKAREEAELKQLVKDGKIVLAELGEVTPYVRKTLLAWIAKAMGKEQPTVKTENGWNIRIVRRDDTICLHAEDGTLVMPNYEIEVMAEGGSEDGDGV
- a CDS encoding glycine betaine ABC transporter substrate-binding protein; this translates as MLLLAVGLVFGLAACSEKRDAKGHIVISGKKFTEQVILTHLLAEYVKANTDLDVEVRDSLGGAFMLQQAIENGDVDMYVEYTGTGYLNILKQPYDPAKTPEQIYNETKKLYKEKYNIAWLKPLGFNNTYALAMRRDLAEKLGVKTYSDLVNHSSSLTFGSDAEFFERSDGYDGLVDTYGFQFKKTVNIDPDLQYEAAKNGEIDVITAYTTDARIKKYDLVVLKDDKHYFPPYHAVPIIRQDVLDANPGLEEALNKLANILTDEKMMELNGEVNLEGKRPREVAIDFLKSEGLID